From Thermococcus sp., one genomic window encodes:
- a CDS encoding indolepyruvate oxidoreductase subunit beta, whose product MKVKEYNIVIAGVGGQGVLTAANILGWAALHAGYKVRMGEVHGMSQRFGSVVSYVRFGEEVYGSMVPEGKGDVILGFEPVEALRYINHLREGGMVVVNTKPIVPVQVSMGKARYPELEEIKKIVEEDFKAKWIGFNAEDLAIKAGHVVTTNTVLIGALTQIPEFPLDAEHVREVIRLSVPPKAVEMNMKAFDLGIKAAKEILGL is encoded by the coding sequence ATGAAGGTTAAGGAGTACAACATAGTCATCGCCGGTGTCGGCGGCCAGGGTGTCCTTACGGCCGCCAACATCCTTGGCTGGGCCGCCCTTCACGCCGGCTACAAGGTGAGGATGGGTGAGGTTCACGGCATGAGCCAGCGCTTTGGAAGCGTCGTCTCGTACGTCCGCTTCGGCGAAGAGGTTTACGGTTCGATGGTTCCCGAGGGCAAGGGGGACGTTATACTCGGCTTCGAGCCGGTGGAAGCTCTGAGGTACATCAACCACCTCAGGGAGGGCGGGATGGTCGTCGTCAACACCAAGCCCATCGTTCCCGTCCAGGTCTCGATGGGCAAGGCCCGCTACCCAGAGCTGGAGGAGATAAAGAAGATCGTGGAAGAGGACTTCAAGGCCAAGTGGATTGGATTCAACGCAGAAGATCTCGCCATAAAGGCCGGCCACGTCGTCACGACCAACACTGTCCTTATCGGCGCTCTGACGCAGATCCCCGAGTTTCCGCTCGATGCGGAGCACGTCAGAGAAGTGATAAGGCTCAGTGTCCCGCCGAAGGCCGTGGAGATGAACATGAAGGCCTTCGACCTCGGAATTAAAGCCGCGAAGGAGATTCTGGGGCTTTGA
- a CDS encoding DUF2357 domain-containing protein, with product MPWEPVQKVLDGFEIHSKEECPWAFYDGMRLVLFEWVDYYVKSSRSFEIPGLDVQKLGDGYLVKFSNYVGISEVRFDDGGRLPILVLSKKIGQMFGVLGPEKCVHSDKVERLVGAFESLANTLTENLLEISSSIPFSLEAPTGFSTVESDEPINELFAYHFLRSNRERIIEAFETVLRRMKRKLVVEEEWMRTDEVDEITPEAILSIVQHPEYLAPAGEGVLIADYLNGHAPTRVLGYRKYESFDTPENRFVKHFLNLLIEWSERVIETFDKKNEKTANLKPIKELLGELEFIGSDGLWEDVGEMKLFPYTSQTLLKGDGYRDLLELYREFTSYLPFFEELQRAIDNKDIAKLYEYWAFFRLVDELGEILGKKELKIHVLPAGELSERGDVYAEFDNGWRLYYNKRLTPGRWSYSVTLRPDFSLFSGDPERGAELIGVFDAKFKLDVVDEPKEIEEFDQEAEIAGEKRNYETWAKLEDVYKMHTYRDALGCRFAVVVYPGKKSLFFDVKGGKVEKFTLEEVLIGELSGVGYLRFVPEVEIW from the coding sequence ATGCCCTGGGAGCCTGTTCAAAAGGTTCTGGATGGCTTTGAGATACACTCTAAAGAGGAGTGCCCCTGGGCGTTCTACGACGGGATGAGGCTAGTTCTTTTTGAGTGGGTGGACTACTACGTGAAATCATCCCGCAGCTTCGAGATACCAGGTTTGGACGTTCAAAAACTCGGGGATGGTTACCTCGTTAAATTCTCAAACTATGTGGGCATTTCTGAGGTCAGATTCGACGATGGAGGTAGATTACCCATCCTCGTTTTGTCGAAGAAGATAGGCCAGATGTTCGGGGTTTTGGGCCCCGAGAAATGCGTGCATTCCGATAAGGTTGAAAGGCTTGTGGGGGCTTTTGAGTCTCTGGCAAACACTCTGACGGAGAACCTTCTGGAAATCTCGTCCAGCATTCCCTTCTCTCTGGAGGCCCCAACCGGTTTCTCGACCGTAGAGAGCGACGAGCCGATCAACGAACTCTTCGCCTATCACTTCCTCCGCTCGAACCGTGAAAGAATCATCGAGGCCTTTGAGACTGTACTCCGCAGAATGAAGCGGAAGCTTGTGGTTGAAGAGGAATGGATGAGGACGGACGAGGTGGACGAGATAACTCCAGAAGCTATCCTCTCAATCGTCCAGCACCCAGAATACTTGGCCCCCGCGGGGGAGGGTGTTCTGATAGCGGATTACCTGAACGGCCATGCTCCAACCAGGGTCTTGGGATACAGAAAGTATGAAAGCTTCGACACTCCAGAGAATCGGTTCGTAAAGCATTTCCTCAACCTACTCATTGAGTGGAGCGAGAGAGTTATAGAGACCTTCGATAAAAAGAATGAAAAGACGGCAAATTTGAAGCCGATTAAAGAACTTCTCGGAGAGCTTGAGTTCATAGGAAGCGATGGACTCTGGGAAGACGTTGGCGAGATGAAGCTCTTTCCCTACACTTCCCAGACTCTTTTGAAGGGTGACGGCTACCGCGATCTGCTTGAGCTTTACAGGGAGTTTACTTCCTACCTTCCTTTCTTCGAGGAGCTGCAGAGGGCGATAGACAATAAGGACATCGCCAAACTCTACGAGTACTGGGCCTTCTTCAGGCTCGTTGACGAACTCGGAGAGATTCTTGGAAAGAAAGAGCTCAAAATCCATGTGCTTCCTGCGGGTGAGCTCTCCGAGAGGGGAGATGTCTACGCTGAATTCGACAACGGTTGGAGGCTCTACTACAACAAGCGGTTGACTCCAGGGAGGTGGAGCTACTCGGTGACGTTAAGGCCGGACTTCTCGCTCTTTAGCGGCGATCCAGAAAGGGGTGCAGAGCTCATTGGAGTCTTCGATGCGAAGTTCAAGCTTGATGTGGTGGATGAGCCAAAGGAAATAGAAGAATTCGACCAAGAGGCCGAAATCGCCGGGGAAAAGAGGAATTACGAGACTTGGGCAAAGCTGGAGGATGTTTACAAGATGCACACTTACAGAGACGCTCTTGGATGTAGGTTTGCGGTCGTGGTTTATCCCGGGAAGAAAAGTTTGTTTTTTGATGTAAAGGGAGGTAAGGTTGAGAAATTCACCCTGGAGGAAGTTTTGATTGGAGAACTGAGTGGCGTTGGTTATTTGAGGTTTGTTCCGGAGGTGGAAATATGGTAG